The window ATGTGTGAGTTCTGGATTCTGGAGCATCTTACCATATTTGTCCTAGGAGGGAATGGTTTTCAACCTATGAGCAGGTGGATGGTGGAAATATTTCTATGGCCAATAGCTCTACCTGCAAGGTGGTTGGGATGGGCTCGATCAATATTAGAACTCATGATGGAAAATTCCGTACACTGAACGATGTTAGACATGTTCCACACATGACGAAGAATTTGATATCTCTAAGTCCTTTGGACAAGAAGGGGTTTAGTTTCAAAGGTGAAAGTGGAGCCTTACATATTTACAAGGGTTTAAGTGTGATTCTGAAAGGTGTGAAGCGGGGCACTTTGTATTTTCTACAAGGTACTACGATATCTTATTCTGCTGTTGTTGCTTCCTCCGAGATTGACCAAGGAGACATGACGAAGTTGTGGCACATGAGGCTTGGGCATATGAGTGAGAGGGGGATGCAAATTCTAGCTAAAGATAATCTTCTGTGTGGGCATAAGATAAAGGATCTTAggttttgtgaacattgtgttTTTGGGAAACTACATCGCATCAAGTTCCCCAAAGCGATTCATAGAACAAAAGGCACACTTGATTACATCCACTCTGATTGTTGGGGGCCGTCACGTGTAGAGTATTTGGGGGGTCACAAATATTTTCTGTCgttgattgatgattattcaaggaTGACCTGGATATTCATAATGAAGCATAAGAGTGATTCTTTCAAGAACTTCAAGCAGTGGAAGGCATTAGTGGAGAATCAAATTGGGAAGAAGGTCAAGAGGTTACGAACTGATAATGGTTTAGAATTCTGTTGGTCAGAGTTTAATGAGTTTTTCAAGACTGAGGGGATTTCCAGACATCATACGATTAGGAATACACCTCAGCAAAATGGTGTAGCAGAACGTATGAATTAGACACTACTAGAGAGAGCTCGGTGTATGCTCTCAAATGCTGGGTTAACAAGAATGTTTTGGGTTGAAGTAGTTAACACAACATGCTATCTGATTAATCGTGGACCTCACACAGGTATAAATCTGAAAACTCCTTATGAACTGTGGTCTGGAAAGCTTGTTGATTACTCTATTTTGAGAACTTTTGGTTGCACGGTCTACTATCATGTCAATGAGGGGAAGTTGGAGCCAAGAGCAAAGAAGGGAGTATTTGTAGGCTATGGGAATGGTGTGAAAGGAAATATAAGATCTGGTCCCCTTCTGAGAGGAGGGTTATTTTGAGTAGGAATGTTGTCTTTGATGAAAATTTCATGCTTAACCCAACTGTGAAGTTCACCATTCCGGTAGATTGTGGTGTCGAGAAACAGGTGGAGCAGGAAAAGACTGAGGCTAGTTGTGAAGCAGGGGAGAGTTTTTCTCAACCACTTTCAGCGGCAGATTTTTCAGTTGCTCCATCATCATCTATAGAACATCAAAATCTAGATCTTAATCGCCCTAGAAGAGCTAATTTTGGTGTACCTCCTATAATATATGGCTATGAGAACATGGTTGCCTATGCTTTATAGGTTGTAGAGGAAGTGAATCCTCATGAGTCATCCACCTACAAGGAAGCTGTTACGGGTACTGAGTCATTTCCTGCTCCACCTATTTATCGACACCACAATCTACCGGAATGGTGAACTTCACAGTTGGGTTAAGCATGGAATTTTCATCAAAGACAACATTCTTACTCAGAATAACCCTCCTAGGACAAATATGGTAAGATGCTCCAGAATCCAGAACCCACACATCAGTGTAATATGTGTGACCATCAGCAACTAAGGCCATATCCTCTTCGGAATTTGTACCATCTTCAGCAACTGCAACAGAACCTGGTGCCTTCTCATGTTGACTTTGTCTCTTCTTTGGACATTCATTCTTCCAATGTCCCTTTTCCTTATAGTAATTGCACACATCTGTTGGTTTCGAACCCCTACTAACTGGTTTCTTGGGGAACTTCTTTTTCCCCGGTTTACCATATCCTTGATGGTTATTTGCAATTAGCCCAACAGTCTGACTATCCGAAACAGTGCCACTACAGCTATGTCGTAATTCTCTACTGTGAAGGGCAGATCTAACTTCTTCTAAAGCCAATGAATCTTTACCACTAATGAAAGACTCTCTAAAGTTTTCATATGATATTGGTAAAGAAACTAACAGAATCAAGGCAGCATCCTCATCATCtatcttaatatcaatattacgcAGATCTAATAATATTGCATTTAATTGATCTAGATGGTCTCTAAGAGGTGTACCTTCTTGCATACGCAGACTGAACAGACGTTGCTTCAAAAGCAACTTGTTGGTTAAGCTCTTCTTCATGTATAAAGTCTCCAGCTTAGACCACAAACCAACAACGGTTTCCTCCTCAGCCACCTCAATAATGATATTGTCTGCCAAAGCCAAGAGCAATGTTGAGTGTGCCTTTTCTTCCAAAGACTTCATATCAGCAGGTGGTGGGACAGGTGCATGCTTCATCAAGGGAGCCCATAGGCCGTGTTGTTTCAACAATGCCCGAACCTTGATCTGCCACAGACTGAAACTATTCCTCCCAGTAAACTTGTCGGCTTTCAAACTTTTACATCCAACCATCGTTCTTGCCTGAGCAGATCTGAACAaccctgctctgataccaatttgttataacggatgcaagaacaatgataataataataataaaagacagaatgaaaatgacacccgatttaacgtggtatccaacaaaattgctgactaatccacggacagagccactgaaaaatatttcactataatcgttaacacggATTACAGATACTCAGAATAGTTCAAGAGATAACTAACACCCAAGCCCCTTTATTTATAGGGTCAGGTCAATTACATTTTCCTTTTTACTTCCTATGTGGGACAAATAcccaaaaagaatattttaggcAAAAAAAACCCAACAAAGGGCTATTTGATCTTGAATGGATGTGATATTTCTTTTACCGAATATTAGGTCAAGGATGATAATGTGCGGATAAAGAACACAAATAAGTTTACAAATATTCTCGCTGTTGTAGTTCAGATCGGTTAAGAAATCCTTACAGGCAAACTTAGAATTGTGGAACGCGGTTTATACGAtatattagaatttttatttatttattttaattaaaataatttaaagtataaatggtctattaattaaatatttatctttatcattaatatctttattttaatatataaagtattaagaaaatatatttaaaatatacattatcggtctcattataaatataaattcaaataatattttaacgtGACCAACTAAAAAACGACTCAAATTTGACAATTTGAAATGGAATATTTTATTGTGATAGCAAATTATagttatttgttaaaatagGGACCAAGAAAGTGATAATTAGATAAATTGTTCTCAATAAATTCATAATGGGCAATCCAATCATTCGAACAATTAGTTTTTAGATGACTCAATTTAGGCTTAATTATGTTTCGAACTACTTAaacaaaaatgttattaatCATAATCGAATTTAGAACATTTATTTATCATTCAATAATGTATacgaaaataatataaaatatcaaatatttattagacttcAAATAAGTAAATGAGGTAAGAACGACAAGATCACTACATCCTTATTCAATTGGAAACACAAAGTGTGTTTGTGTGTGTTGTCCTTTTATAGTATTGAGCCAAATTTAGTGGGCAAGTCCGGCCTTGAGTTTTAAAATGGTTGAAACATCAGTCTTAAAAGATGTGGCCAAAACCGCATCAGATATGCTAGTGTTGAAAACCGCATTTGGGATTGACACGGTCCCAGCATTTGCACTTCCAAATGCAGATACTGCGAATGCCGGTTTGTTGGCATCAGCATTGTATTGGAAGTGAACTAATCCCTTGGGGAAAACAAAAATGTCACCTTCTTGGAGAGTTTGAGTATATAGCTTGTTGGTGGTGTCAACTATCCCTACTTGGAGGCTCCCATCGAGGAGGAACAAGAGCTCGGAAGCTCGTGGGTGGGTGTGAGGAGGATTGACCGAGCCACCCGGGTATTGCAACACAGCCATGGACACACTTTGTCCATTAAGGATAGGAAACTCGGCCAAGCTGGCCTTAAGTACCTTGAATTTGTCGGGTGGTGGGGCACCAACTAGTTGTCGCATCCCCGTAAACGTGAAGAGGTTTCCATCGACGACGGGAGGAGAACCTAGTGGAACTATAAAATCTGAGAGGATGTCTGGATCGCCTGCCATGGCCATGTGAAAGATGGCTGCAAATGATAGTGTCatggaaaatattataaactcgAATCTTGAAGCCATGATATATATTGGAAATTGAGAAAGAATGAGATTAAGGGCTTAAGTTGATTTAGGTTTAAACTAGTGCACATTCTATTTATAGAAGAACATTTCTAAATAGAGTTTTTCTGTTTCCAATGTAAATTAAGGGGACGATGAAAACAACAATTGTTTTTCATTTATGTGTAAGATACATTAGCATAAAGACAATGGATAATGACCTTGTGGGTTTCATCAACCACAGCCAGCAGATTAGCTACCAATTTGACAATGCTGAGaattcttttcatttttataataatgtgaATATAGAACTTAATTGATCGAGGACATGGTCTAgtttgttgtttttatttacCAGTCTTTTTTTTCGTTAATATATTACACAACTAAATTAACCTAATATTTGaggaatatataaatttattcctCATTCatttagtaaaataatatttaaacaaacaTAAACAAGTGTTGATAAGTTCAGATTGATGCATAAATTTTTACGGGATTATTCGAGTCTTCATTTTCACATATTGTTAGTTaggataaattaaaatattcaaagtgaTGGGGAGTTTGAATTTTTGTGACCCATATATTTTTACTAAGGT is drawn from Impatiens glandulifera chromosome 3, dImpGla2.1, whole genome shotgun sequence and contains these coding sequences:
- the LOC124930496 gene encoding putative germin-like protein 9-2: MASRFEFIIFSMTLSFAAIFHMAMAGDPDILSDFIVPLGSPPVVDGNLFTFTGMRQLVGAPPPDKFKVLKASLAEFPILNGQSVSMAVLQYPGGSVNPPHTHPRASELLFLLDGSLQVGIVDTTNKLYTQTLQEGDIFVFPKGLVHFQYNADANKPAFAVSAFGSANAGTVSIPNAVFNTSISDAVLATSFKTDVSTILKLKAGLAH